A window from Heterodontus francisci isolate sHetFra1 chromosome 4, sHetFra1.hap1, whole genome shotgun sequence encodes these proteins:
- the LOC137368718 gene encoding major intrinsically disordered NOTCH2-binding receptor 1-like gives MDLSVLPNNNHPDKFLQLDVKALATSPGLSQICFTDLSGAALSGQHWHNRVYSQSKNQKVSEMFNLQLYGDGPILIDKVLSKHITSLTLKSTIKRNPLYADIRTNNSWQQNKAHPSWTIQDYDRQSVQTNLADHLSKEDPNDLKFWLDDIYTPGYDSLLKKKESELKRSKCCKLVTLIVLVACTLITVITILIVVIGY, from the exons ATGGATCTATCTGTCTTGCCAAATAACAACCATCCTGACAAATTTCTGCAGCTAGATGTAAAAGCATTAGCTACAAGTCCTGGTTTGAGCCAAATTTGTTTCACAGATCTCTCTGGGGCAGCTCTGAGTGGTCAACATTGGCATAATCGAGTCTATTCACAG TCTAAGAACCAAAAAGTATCAGAGATGTTCAACTTGCAATTGTATGGTGATGGCCCTATTCTCATCGATAAAGTCCTCAGCAAACATATCACTTCTCTAACCTTGAAGTCTACCATCAAGAGGAATCCCTTGTATGCAGACATAAGGACAAATAACAGCTGGCAACAGAACAAAGCTCATCCATCCTGGACAATTCAGGATTATGACAGACAGTCAGTACAAACTAATCTAGCTGATCATTTAAGCAAG GAGGATCCAAATGACCTGAAGTTTTGGTTGGATGACATTTATACACCAGGATACGACTCTTTACTGAAGAAGAAAGAATCTGAACTGAAAAGATCCAAATGCTGTAAACTAGTAACACTGATAGTATTAGTAGCCTGCACTTTAATTACTGTAATTACTATATTAATAGTTGTTATTGGATACTAA